The genomic DNA AATGGTCCTTTCAAAAGatattacaatttaattaaagatgTAAAACAGAAAGCAGGCTAGTAATTAGTTAGATAAGGAAGAGCTTTATATTTGCTAACCAACGCATCATTTCTATCCACTAGACATGATCCATACTAGGTGCTGGTCATTTTTAGTAAAGGTCTCGTCATTAAATCAGCCAAAATGACAGTTTCCTGATCCAAGCATTTGCAGCTTCACTGAAGCAATGCAATATATGTTTCAATATCCAACAGCAACTACGGCATAAATGCTTGTACCAGTGGTAACAATGCATGGATTAGTCACAATATTAGCCCAAAATGATTGACACAGAGCTACGCAGGCCAAAGATATTGGCCACAAATTCGCATGTCATTCAAAAGATGAGATGTAGAAACAACATCCCCATGCATCAAATATGTGCTACCTTCTTCACATGTGCACCTTAGGAGATAACTATGGGAACAAAATAGCAACCCAACCTGTGTTATATCAGTGATGTTAGGAGTCATCTTTGCCCAAACAGGAACTGTAGCTTTCGCATTTATCCATCCACAAACCTCTTCTAAAAGGGCACAATCTTGCCCAACTGCAGCACCCATTTTGCGCTCTGGCATACCATGGGGACATGAGAAATTGATTTCTAAGGCATCCTAAAGAACAATGACAGAAATTTTAGATGACAAGAGCTTTTACATGAAAGAAGTATCTATCACAGTAGAAAATTAGGCAATGACTGTAGCTTACAATTCCAGTTTGCTCAACTCTGTCAATAAGTTCCTCCCAAGCAGCTTTGTCATACTCCTCCATAATTGAAGCAATGAGAATCCTATCCGGATACTCTTCTTTTAATTGCTTGAATTCTTTCAACATAATTTCAAGAGGCCGATCGCTTATAAGTTCTATGTTCTCCCACCCAATAATTTGTCCTTTGGCTGAGCCATTTGCTCCTGCTCGTAGACGGGCATACCGAGGGGTCACATTTATAACTTTGGCAGCATCTAGTGACACCtagcaaacaaataaattaagatCTAGAGCTACATTTTCAAAAGCCAAAATCAACATCACAGTTCAGATtcattgaaggaaaaaaaataaaaaaataaaaaatgaaaaggtaagGATTGGACATCACCACTTCACATTGGGCATGACAATGGTAATAAGAACTTAGGTTTTCCAAAAATACATGCAATTTCTCCTAAAGCTTTTGAAGTTTTGGCATCAAGTTACAAAATATCCCTTAGGAGATAAAAAATTCAAGCATATATTGCTCAACCATACACTTTCATCGTCCTCCTTTAATTTGTATCAGTTGCACCTATCTGAACTATTTGGAAGTTGCCACAAGTATCACATTTTAAAGTTCTACTCAACTTAGGGCCATATTACTTATTGGTGCAGTCAATCTGTCTTCCAGGACTTGCTTAGGATTAGGTTCTTATCATCAAACTAAAAAGTTTGCTATCTTTTAGATATTCATTATATTGGGATAAATATCCTTAAAGTGGGGATATTGAAGAGGGCATGACCCAAAACCTTAAAGCAGGATAGACCATGTAGATGTTTTACAGGACAGCTACTAGCTTGTATCCCGTGCTTTGCAAGGGTTTTTTAAatctatattaattttttatgaacttttatactTTTAGTTTTTGAGTACATTATACTATTCTTacagaagttttttttttttttaaagattctGTAATTGGTGAACACTCTCAATGGCTAAAGGGGTTCCTGTTAAGGGCCCAATTAGTCATTTCCGGACATCTTACATCAGAATCGGCAATTGCTGCCACTTTCCTCATGTGCTTGTCGGATCGGGGAAAACATTGCATTAGTAGATCCACCCAATATGGAGAAGACAAAATTGTTTCAAGCACCGACAAAACCAGAAGCGCCCCTTGTAACAATTCAGAGTTGAATAAAAAACACTTACAGCACCTCTTAAGCTTCTTCTGATTGCCTTCTTTCTTAGGTGTGATTGCTTAAGAAACCTAGGTTTTATTACCAACGCATTTTATCTTCTTTGTACAATTACAGATCTGATTCGGTTCTTGCAGCAAACCAGGCCTTAGAACACTCAAATAAAccacattacaaaaaaaaaaaaaaaattaaaaaaattttaaaaaaaaacctttattttattatgaaacgATAAAAACCTTTTCCACCAAGCCAAACTACCCCCTCTACATCGTACAAAAAccttaaattccaaatttatgGTTCTGAATTCAGAACACCTTATGCAAACAAGTCTTAGTAAAGTGGTATGGGATAAGCGTAAAGTGAATGTCAGGTTTTTAGTCTTGGTAAATTCAATGTCAAAACATGGTTTGATGTAAGCCTTAGGTTTAGATTTGAGTTGGGATCAAAATGCAGTTGAAGAGGCATGGAAAATTGAAGTTGAGAAGACCTTGATTGATCCCTCAGCCTATGCTCAATTGACCAAGCATGTGCAACAAGTTCAATACTAAAATCCAAGGGGCTCGGTCAATCAAGCATGGAACAAGGTGATGCAAAGATGGTGCACAACAGTCCAATAGTAAAACCCGAGAGGGTCGGTCGACCGAGGTAGAGCAAGTTGCAATTAAACCTCAAAACCGTAATGGCTCAATCAACTGAACTTGAGCCTCGGTCAACCAAGACCTGCCGCTAAGCTTATTATGTTAAACCAACTTTGACCTAAAACCTTCATTGTTCCCCTCTCTATATAAGCATCTCATACCATGAATTCCATAGACCCAGAAAGGCAGTATCTCAATTGTTTTGGAGAGATTTAATATTGAGCCTAAACAGATCAAAAACTACTCCTAGTTTAATTCTTCTCATTCAAATCACAGAAAAGCCTACAGCCACAGAGTTCTAAGTTGAAGCGGATGGCATTTGCTTGTGAAGGTGGTCCATATAGAAGAAGGCAAGGTTCTAGAGCCACTACAGTGGGAGCAGAACATGTTGTCTGTCGGGGTTGTAAGATTGGATCTTTGGAGTTATAAAGATTTTGTAAGTAAGAACAATTTGTAACATAAGTCTATAGTGGATGTCTTTGGGCTTGGCTGGCCCTCggagtggttttacttttgaagagatCTTCAAAAAGTTTCCACTTTGCCACCAAATTTGtgtgttaatttattttctacatATCTTGATTGTGGTGTCAATATATGTGGTGATtaaattaataacttttttttgttggtaaattGGATTAATAACAATATGGGGTCACCACTGCAATCATCACTTATGCacccaataaataaaattaggcTTCTTTGCAACTCCACCTACAACATCTTATGGGAAACCCAAGGGAAACCCTTCGGCCCTTTTAATTCCTAATCAGCACAGGATCAAAATTGTACTTAAGAAGATAGTCAAATAAGTAGGAATTAGAATACACCCAGCTGCAACCCATGTTGTCAGTAAGAGTGATAAAGACCAGGCAGGTAATCTCCTGATTCAGGTTTCATATCAAGCCAGCAATTGAAGAATGCAAAAAGCATTTTGAAAATGGATCATCGTgttcattttgaaataaatttggTGCAGAACCCTTATCAAGAAACTGAATACAGAACATACTTCCAGTCATAGTATTGAGTGATTGAAattaggaagagaagaaatttcAACAAATAGGTAACTAATCAAATTGTCATGATTCAGCTTTGCAATTTGCAAATGTCACATCACTGGTCTAAGAGAACTCATTTCAAGGTGAACAAGAACTTCTTACAAGGTTGATTACACGGCGTCAGGCTGTGTGAGTTTTGAAAAGGTTGGCAACAAAGATATTGGATAACAATCGGCTGAACTTCCAACTTTGCACTGAAAAAATTCAGTGGGCTATGAAGATAATATAATATACCTACTATAATTTGCCAACATGTTCACAGCAGCTCTTGACAATGCTATTATTAACTAATTTGAGAATTCCCCTAAAATTATCCGAAATCCAAGTACTTTATACTTCATTTCATATATTCTTCCGAGACATATACATCACTACAAATCAAAAGTcgaaatttattctttttttttattattacatatTCTAGGCAACCACACAGAGCACAGAGCTGACACCAAACAGAGCAGAGCAAAAAGGACTTACAGTTTTGGCAATCACAGCACCCCAGCCCTCATCAAATGCCCTCTTCATGACGGTGTAGTTAGTCCCCGGCGGACCCGACCCAATAACGAACGGGTTAGGCATATGCAACCCATTGACAGTCACGCCAAGATCGGGCTCAGCCTGAGCCTCCGACGACGCAAACACCTTGAACCCAACTCTACCGGGGCGAGCCCAGCTCGTCCTTGGCCGAGTCCTGGCGAACTCGGGCACCGAGTTCTTGCCCCTGAGCTGAGTCAAACTAAGAGACGCCATGGATCAAAAGCTCTCGAGAAATCTTGGGCTGAAGCTAGAAGAATTataaagatgaagaagaaaaaggaggtGGCAGTTGAATCTGAGTTGTAATATATTCTTTGGGATCTGAGAGAACGTGGAATTATTGAAATCGTTTGCATTTGGGTTTGATTAATCAGAGCTGAAATGTTTGAATATTTTACTCGAACGGAAGATCATGTTGCATGtggatatttattttttcagatggaattattaaaatattaatttaataattaataattaataattaaactCCAATTATAGGAGATTTCAGTTAGTTCCGAGGACAAAGATATGACTTGGAATCTAACTTTATACTTtacacttaatttattaaatttttttaagtgttatgTTTTGGTTATTAGTGTtgaaatattgattaaataaataattattttttattattttaaaattttaaaatagctAATGATTTAACTGGGGTTTCATTAAAAAATGGAGGAGCAAGTGACCCGCATTTGATTCAAGGAGAAGGAGTTGTGgtatttttggatgaattattGTAGGATTAATGGAAGAGAATCAAATGGTTATAACAGAGTTTTTGTTATTCATATTAACAATTAATCTAGGAGGAATGTTTATGTGGCGCTAAcaacttaataattatctttgTAGTTCTATAATGTTTCAGTTTATGTTCTTACCGTTCTCaatgggtagttcaatcggctatgaaccatgcctcatgaagcggaggtcactaatttgaatcatCTATTCTCCTtcccttgtatggacatgtccaaaaaaaaacaaaaggtttctGCTCCTACCTATTACCTAGATAAAGGTTTTTATGAAGGGTGTAAACAATTTATTAGACATCACATCTTGTGAAATGAGTGTCATATATGTGAGATGAGGTAGAATTGCTTCCATGCTCTCTTTTTCATATGATGGATCTCATGTGTATGAGAAGAGGTGCAAGAACAATTATTCGAGGTGTAAAAATTATTGTTCCCATAATCCAACCAATAACATTaggacaaaaagaaattaaaagatgtGATTGAATAGGATTGTAAACAATAAATAAGTTCATTGGAGTCGTAGGTTATTCAAGTTTGTTCcgataaatttaatgataattgtTGAAGCATATTTTCACACCGTTGGACGGGATGATGAGTTCTTGTAAAATAAGGAAGTGTATGGGACAAACGTCTACCCAAGGAAATGTAATGCTCGAGAATTCAATCTCATGGAATAATTGAGAAACGTTGGtttaatgataaaaagaaattattgttATGTTTTTATACTTGTCTTAGACATGCTATAAAAATATAAGATCATTTGGGATATGTTTAAGGGTCGTAAAAGAGACGAAATGATTATGCGAATTTGAAATTCGAGCAGGTGAAAACAGGGTTATACAAACTTCAAACGATTTGTGTcaaatattaaaacaatcatCCCAGAGTCATCTATCTATCCTTAAAATTTCTGGTCAATCAGAGTCTGTTTGAGCGACAAGAAAAGCCCAAGAAGGACCAAGTGCTGGCAACCCAGGGTTGGCCGACATGTGGCAACACAAGGTTGTGCCAAGTTAACCATAGCTAGGGTTGCTACCAACTGACCCTAGGATTCcacattgaaatttttaaaattttatgaagaagattAAAAATCGCTTGGTGGTTAAGAGGGGATAACTAAAGTTTCCCATAAAATTGAAAGTAAATATAAAGGAAAACTATACTAATCCCTTGAGGCTGCCACTCTATTTGCAATGTTCCCTAAACTATTAAAGGCTTTCACTAACCCCTTCCAAACTACTAAAGGTTTTCGAATGACAATAATCGAGAAACAACAGTACAATAGTACACCAAACGTTCAAGCATAATATCGAACATTCGATGACAGTCTAAAAAACAGTTTTAACTCATTATCTACCTTGTCTCGCATGCACCACCCCTAAACCTAGAAAAAGAAATCttagagaagaaagaaggagaTTTGAGCTTTACCTTACCCTCCTTGAGGTAAGCCCTTTATATTAAAATGGTTTTCATGTTGCTAACAGTTTTTCTATACTTCTTGCAAGTTTTACAGTACCATGAATAAGCTTGTGTATGATTTTCCCTTAACAAGCAAAAGGTTTTTAAATGCTTTAAATCGCTCCGTGATTTCATGAACTTGCATGATGATGTGCCTTAGTATGTTTGTAAAAACCTTTTAAAAGGCCTAGGATGAGATTTGCTACGTGATGGGTTGAAAATATGAGCGTTTCTTGAACCTTGGCATTCTGACCAAACGTTCCATGCTCTTTAGCCGAATGTTCGACCTCGAATCTGAACATTCGACCTCAAGCCTAAACGTTTGATCATGTGATAGAACGTCCGACCTGTGTCAAGAATGAGTAAAATTAGGCTATTATGACTTTCTAGCTAGTTGTTTCTCGATTAGGTCTCTACGTGCTTAAATAGGTTCTCTGGTACTGCGAATGACGATAAACTATGTTCGTTATAGCAGGAACTGAGGATATCAGAGTATTTGAGGAAATGtacaaggtaagtaaatacttatgactactttacttaaaaaaaaatgcaataagTCAACTTTCTAAGCACACGAATGTGTAAAGATAATTACTTTTCAAGCAACTTGGCAAAtgttgatgtgtgccaaatattgtatatttggaccccttaaattacttttgttaatcctttagctgtgttattatttgatttctGGGT from Corylus avellana chromosome ca6, CavTom2PMs-1.0 includes the following:
- the LOC132184124 gene encoding dihydropyrimidine dehydrogenase (NADP(+)), chloroplastic → MASLSLTQLRGKNSVPEFARTRPRTSWARPGRVGFKVFASSEAQAEPDLGVTVNGLHMPNPFVIGSGPPGTNYTVMKRAFDEGWGAVIAKTVSLDAAKVINVTPRYARLRAGANGSAKGQIIGWENIELISDRPLEIMLKEFKQLKEEYPDRILIASIMEEYDKAAWEELIDRVEQTGIDALEINFSCPHGMPERKMGAAVGQDCALLEEVCGWINAKATVPVWAKMTPNITDITQPARVALASGCEGIAAINTIMSVMGINLDTLHPEPCVEGYSTPGGYSSKAVHPIALAKVMSIAKMMKSEFGDKDLSLSGIGGVETGGDAAEFILLGADTVQVCTGVMMHGYGLVKKLCAELKDFMKAHNFSSIEDFRGVSLQYFTTHMDLVQRQQAAIKQRKATRKGLQSDKDWTGDGFVKESESMVSN